The DNA segment GATTTGTCGTAAAAAATAAACGCTGTGCCTGAATATTCCGAAGGAACATTTCTTCTAAACCGGGCTCATAAATAGGAACAATTCCCTTTTTCATTCGTTCTACTTTATCAGCATCGATATCTACGCAATAAACGGTATTGCCTAATTCTGCTAAAGTAGTCCCGGTAACCAATCCTACATATCCTGTTCCAACAATAGTAATATTCACAATGTGAGTTTTTTAGAAATTTTGGCAAATATAAGAATTAATCATTTGCAGGGTGATTGTTTCTGTGTCAATAAATGCCATTTATTTTGATATTTTATTTAAAAGATGTATATTTGCAAACGGATTTACGGAAATTATAATGAAAAGGCCTTCGGAAGAATGCCTTTTTTCGTAAGAGTATTTTAGAGAAATATGGAAATTAGAACGCAAATAGAACAACTATTAAATGATTTTTTAGCAGAAAGGGAGGATCTTTTTTTGATCGATATTAAGTTTTCTGTGACGGATCATGTTCGGGTAATTCTAGACGGTGATAATGGAGTTACGCTTCAGGATTGTTTGGATGCAAGTCGTGCGATTGAATTTAATATGGATCGTGACGAACATGATTTCTCTTTAGAAGTAATGAGCGCCGGCTTAAGCGAACCACTTAAAACGCCCAGACAATATCGAAAGAATGTTGGTCGTTCTCTTGAATTATTGATGAATGATTCTTCAGAAATTGAAGGAGAGTTGGTAAATGTTGAAGAGGATAAGATTACTTTAATTTTAAAATACCGAAAACCCAAAGATATTGGGAAAGGGAAAGTAGATGTAGTTGAAGAGAGAGAGATTCCTTATTCCGATATTAAAAAAGCACTTGTTGCAATAAAGTTCTAAAATAGAAGTTCTCGTTTTATAGAACGTGACTTTTTTATGATAAATTAAATTAAAGGGTAAAACCTCTATAGTTCGAACCTTAAACAAAACATATATAAATGGACGGTTTAGCATTGATTGAAGCATTTGGCGATTTCAAAGAAGACAAAAACATCAGCAAGATTGACCTGATGGCAATTATTGAAGATTCTTTGAAAACATTATTAAGAAAAAGATTTGATTCCGATGATCATTTTGATGTTATCGTGAATCCTGATAAAGGGGATTTTCAGATATTTTTGAATAAAACTATTGTAGCAGACGAAATGTCTGAAGACGATGATTTAGAAATTGAAATATCGGAAGCGAAAAAAATAGATCCAACTTTTGACGTTGGAGAAGACTTCACTGTGGAGATTCCGATTGAACAATTGGGAAGAAGA comes from the Chryseobacterium sp. SNU WT5 genome and includes:
- the rimP gene encoding ribosome assembly cofactor RimP encodes the protein MEIRTQIEQLLNDFLAEREDLFLIDIKFSVTDHVRVILDGDNGVTLQDCLDASRAIEFNMDRDEHDFSLEVMSAGLSEPLKTPRQYRKNVGRSLELLMNDSSEIEGELVNVEEDKITLILKYRKPKDIGKGKVDVVEEREIPYSDIKKALVAIKF